The nucleotide sequence TCCAAACCCCAGGCGGCCATGCGCTGCAAGATCTGCTCGCCGCGCTGATCGCTGCCCACACGGGAGACAAGCAGCGGGTCGAGCCCCAGGCCGCGCAAATGCCAGGCCACGTTGAACGGCGCGCCCCCCAGGACCTGGCGGCCGTCGGGGAAGATGTCGAACAGCACCTCGCCAAAGATCAGCGGTCTGTAAATCTGTTGTCGATCGACCATAGCGGCATTATATCCCATGCTTGAAAGAAGGAGATTATTTTCCTTGACATCGATGCTCTGGAAACATAAGAATGACACGTCATTCCGCTATAACGGGTTGTTTTACAGGGATTATTGGAAAGAGCAATGGAAAGTACGCCTGATCGAGCACAGCGGCGCAAGCAAGAGCGTAGGGTCCAGATACTCGACGCGGCCCAAAAGGTATTCGCGCAAAAGGGTTATCACCAGACAGGCATCGCCGACATTGCGGCCGAGATCGGCATGGGCCACGGCACGTTCTACCGCTACTTTGAGAATAAGCGCGATGTGTTCGAGCAGATCCTGGAGCGGATCATGCGCCAGGTGGCGGCGGTGGTCTTCGGCGAGCATCCCCAGGCCGCGGAAAATCTTGAACAATATCGCGCCCAGGTGCGGCGTATCGGCGAGTCGCTGATGACCCTCTTTCTGGACGACGCCAGCCTGTCGCGCATCGTGCATTACGAATCGTTGGGACTCGATCAGGAGTTGCGCGGCCGCGTGCAACTGATGATGGACGGCTTTGCCGGGTTCACCGAGCAATATCTGCTCAACGGCCTGGAAAAAGGGTTTTTGCGGCCCGACCTGGATACGCGGGTCACGGCCCAGGCGATCAACGCGATGATCTTCGAGGCGGCCAAGCGGCTCTCGGGCTCGCCCAACCGCCAG is from Candidatus Alcyoniella australis and encodes:
- a CDS encoding TetR/AcrR family transcriptional regulator — translated: MESTPDRAQRRKQERRVQILDAAQKVFAQKGYHQTGIADIAAEIGMGHGTFYRYFENKRDVFEQILERIMRQVAAVVFGEHPQAAENLEQYRAQVRRIGESLMTLFLDDASLSRIVHYESLGLDQELRGRVQLMMDGFAGFTEQYLLNGLEKGFLRPDLDTRVTAQAINAMIFEAAKRLSGSPNRQRDKGPWLEALIRMMFDGIGGTQ